Part of the Streptomyces antimycoticus genome, ACGGGGTCACGGGGTCACGGGGTCACGCGTCGGTGATTCGCGCCGGGACTCACCCGCTCCGCGGGATCCGGACGGCCTGCCCGCTGACGCGCGCCCGGGGCTCGTCGGGCGTGACGTCGAGCAGGAGATCACTGGGTCGGCCCATGTCCTCGCCCTGGCGGATACGGACCCGGGTCGGGCCGTCGACCAGGCCGAGTGCCCGCAGATAGCCGCCGAAGGCGGCGGCCGCGGCGCCGGTGGCCGGGTCCTCGACCACTCCGCCTACCGGGAACGGATCGCGGGCGTGGAAGACGAAGCCGTTCGTCACCTCGTCCGCCGAGCCACCCCCCGCCTCGCGCCACACCAGATGCACTGTCGTCCAGCCGCGCCGCCGCATCACCGCCTCCAGCGCTTCGTAGTCGTAGTCGAGGTCCGCCAGCCGCTCGCGGGTGACGGCGGCGAGGACGAGGTGGTCGTTGCCCGCGAAGGCGACATGCGGGGCAGGGCCGGGTCCAGGTCGTCCGCGGACCAGCGCAGCGCCGCCAGTGTCGGTTCGACCTCCGCGCCCGGGTCGGCCGGGCGCGACCGCGTGGGAACGCTGGTGAGCGTGGCGCGGGACGGGCCGTCGCCGTCGGCCGTGGTCTCGACGCGGATCTCGCCCGAGGCGGTGTCGAAGATCAGCTCACCGGGGCCGTCGCGGTCGGCGAGGGCGACGGCCGTGGCGATGGTGGCGTGCCCGCAGAAGGCGACCTCGGCGAGCGGGCTGAAGTACCGCAGCCGGTAGCGGCGCGCGGCCTCGTCCCGCTCGGTGATGAACGCGGTCTCCGAGTAGCCGACCCGTGCGGCGACGGCGGTCATGGCCGCGTCGTCGTCCGCGAGGGCCGCGGCGTCGAGGACCACACCGGCGGGGTTGCCGCCGTCGGGGTGGGTGGTGAAGGCGGAGTAGTGCAGAACGTCGATGTCTGTCGTGGGTGCCGTCATGCCGTCCACGGTTCCACCGCGGCCGGTATCGCGTCCAACGATTCCTTTCGCTGGAGGCGATCGAGAAACCCGATGGGGCCAGGTGGGGGCTGCCTATCCTGACCGTCGTGGACACACGACTCCTGAGGACGTTCGCGGCGCTGGCGAGAACCGGCAGTTTCACCGCGACCGCCGCCGATCTGCATCTCGCCCAGTCCACCGTCACCGTCCAGATACGCACCCTGGAACGGGAGCTGGGCACCCGCCTCTTCGACCGGTTGCCGTCCGGCGCCCTGCCGACCAGCGCCGGCCGCCGGCTGCTGAAGGAGGCCGAGGAGGTCCTGGACGCCGAGGCCCGGCTGCGCGCGGTGGCGGCGGCCGGAAACGGCGATGGCGCGGACGGCACGGTGGAGGGCCCCGTCGCGCTCGGCGCGGGCGAGTCCCTGTGCGCTTCACACCTCCCCCGCGTGATCGCCTCGCTGCGCCGCACCCACCCCGGGCTCGATCTCCACCTCCACCCCGCGGGTACCGCGGCGGCCGTCGAGGGACTGCGTACGGGACGGCTCGACCTCGCCCTCCTCCTCGAACAGGACGTGACCGACGCGGACTTGGTCGCCCGCCCCATCGCCCGCGAACCCCTCGTCTACCTCGCCGCCCCCGGCCACCCGCTGGCCGGACGCGAGGCTGACTGGGACGAACTGGCCGCGCAGAGCTTCTTCGTCCACGAACAGGGCTGCTCCTACAGCGACCACCTCGTCCGCACCCTGCTCACTCTCCCCGGTCCGCCACCCCGCCTCACCCGCTTCGGCAGCATCGAGGCGGCCCGCTCCTGCGTCGCCGCCGGGCTCGGCCTGACGCTGCTGCCCCGCGCCACGGTGGAACGCCAGCTCGCCGACGGCCAGCTCGCCGAAGTCCATGGCCCAGCCATCCCCCCGGTCCCGGTCCACCTCACCCGCCACCGCCGCCGCTGGACCAGCCCGGCGGCGCGGGCGGTGGCGGACGAGCTGACGCGGCTGCTTGCGGTGTGAGCCGTGGGCGCTGTGGGTCAGACGAGCGTGACGCCGTCGTGGGCGCGGACCGCCGGTGGGGCGGTGGCGTTGAGGGCGTCCAGGATGCGCACGGCGTACGCCTCGTCGGCGAGGTCGGGGACCTCGGCGCGGGTGGCCCAGCGCCAGGCGCGGGTGCGGGGGCCCGTGGCGGGGGTGCCGTCGAGGGCCTCGCAGCGGAAGACGAGGGAGACGGTGAGGTCGTTCATGTCCTTGTAGACCCCGGTGAGCGCGGCCGGGAGCGCGATCTTGACGCCCGTCTCGTCGAGGATCTCGCGCTGCAGGGCGTCGGGGAGGGTGGCGTCGGGCTCGAGCGCACCGCCCGGCGGTTCCCAGGTGCTGCCGTCGCGCCGTTTGATCAGCAGCGCTCGGCCGCGCTCGTCCACGATGACTCCGGCGACGCTGACGCGGTGCGGGCGGTCAGGGGTCACGTTCCTCGGCCCTCTCGGCTGGCTGGGTTTCTCACGGTAGCAACGGCCGGACGGGGCCGGGGCCATGACCGGAGAGCCAGGCCCCGCCACCCATCCACCGACCCGGCCTGACGAGCTGCACGAGCTGCACGAGCTGCACGAGCTGCACGAGCCGCACGGGCTGCACGAGCTGCACGAGCCGCACGGGCCGTACGGGCCGTACGGGCGGCACGGGCCGCACGGGCCGCACGGGCCACACGAGTCGTACAAGCCACGCGAGCCGTACAAGCCTTACGGGCTCGGCAGGCTTTACGGGTCTAACGAACCTCGACCGCGCCGTCGTCCGCCCCGCTCGGGCGCTTCGGCTCGTCCTTCGGACCCGGCGTGCCCATGTTGCGCCGCACCGCGTCCAGGATGGTCAGCCCCTGGCCGACCAGGCCCGCCGCGATCTCGCCCAGCCCGTCGGCCCCGTTGAGGACATTGACGTTGGCCCCGGACAGCCCGGAGGCGGCCTCCTTGACGATCTGCGGGAGTTGGTCGATCAGCATGCGGTCGAGCGCCACCCGGCCGTGCGAGGCCGCCGCCTCGGCCTGGATCTTCATCCGCTCCGCCTCGGCCAGCGCCACCACCCGGATCCGCTCGGCCTCCGCCTCCGCCGGCTTCACGATCTCGGCCACGAGCTGCTGCTGCCGCAGATCGGCCGCGCGCTGGGCCAACTCGGTTCGCGCGGCGAGCACTTCCCGCTGGGCATGCGCCTCCGCCAGCGGCCCCGCCTGGGCGGCCTCGGCCTGGGCGCGGTCGACCTCAGCGCTGTACCGCGCCTGGACCACCGCCGTCTGCCGTGCGTACTCGGCCTGGTTACGCGCCGCCTCCTGCTCCGCCTCGGCCGATGCCTGGCTGGCCTGCGCCTGGGCGATCTGGGCCTGCCGCTGGATGGCGGCCTTGTGCGGGGCGGACATCGCGTCGATATAGCCGGTGTCGCCGTCGTCGATCGACTGGATCTGCAACGAGTCCACGATCAGACCGATCTTCGCCATCTCCGCCTTGGAGGTGTCCAGCACCTCGGTGGCCAGCTTCTGCCGCTCGGTGATGATCTCCTCGACCGTCATCGAGCCGATGATGGACCGCAGATGGCCCGCGAAGATCCGCCCCGTCAGCACCGCCATCTGCTCCTGGTCGGAGAGGAACCGCTGACCCGCGTTGACGATGGACTCGGTGTCATTGCCCACCTTGAACGCGATCACCGAGCGCACCGTCAGCGTGATGCCCTGTCGGCTGACGCACTTCTCCTCGACCTCCGCCTCACACATCGCCAGCGTCAGGAAACGGACCTTGCGGAAGACCGGAAGCACGAACTTGCCGTGCCCGGTCACCACGCGAAACGGCGCACCCCCCTGCCCACGCCTGCCCCCCGAGATCAGCATCGCCTGGTCGGGTGCGGGCACGCGGTAACCGAACATCCTTCGTCTCCTCAGCCGGCGCCGTCGGCCATGCCGGACGACGCGTTCAATGGATCGGTCCACTCGATGACGTCGACCTGGCGGGAGCCACGGAAGTCGATCACGAGGACGGACGCGCCTGGGGGCAACGGGTCGGCAGACCAGGCGAGGAACGTCTCCGAACCGCCTCTGACCCGCACCAGGACCTCACCGGGACCACCGGCCCCCGGGTGCCGAGTACCAGCACCCCGGTGCAACCGATCACAGGATCATCCGGTGTCATACGGCGGCCGCCCCCCAGTCGTTCCGCTGCTGAAACCCGACGTTAGACCGTTTTCCCGGCGCCGGATACGGTTGTGCGCAGCGAGGACCGGATGAACCGCCACCCGCGCGGATGGCCGCTACGAGGTGGCGTCCTTGGCTTCGGTGTCCTTGGTGTCCTTGCTCTGGGCTTCCGCTTCGGCCTCGCCGTCCGCCGAGTCCTCGAAATACGCGTCGAGCACCGCGTCGAGCTCCGCCGTCCATTCCTTGAGGAGCTTGCGGGCGGGCGCCTCGACATCGGCCGTGTACCAACGCCGGTTGGTCATATAGACCGTGATCCCGAAACGCTTCCCGAACCGCGGGGTGTCGACCTCCACCGCGCCGATTTCGTCCCATCCGAACTCGGCCTTCTCGCCATCGAGTTCGAACGCGACGCCATGGCGCCCGGCCCGGATCGCACCGCGCCGGTCGGACACGTCGAAGACGATGCCACCGTCCTCCTCCGCGCCCTCCGCTTCCTCTTCCTCGTCGTCGCCCGCTTCCCCGTCGGACGCGACGTCGCCCTTCGTATCGGCGTCGTCGTCGGACTCCGCCTCGGCGTCGGCGCCTTCTCCCTCGGCGTCTTCGACCTCGTCGACCTCATCGACTTCGTCCTCGGCGGTGACTTCCTCGGGCGGCCGCTCTGCTGCGTTGTCCGGTGCGTCCTCCTCCACATCGGCAGGGCGCGGGGACGTCAGGCCGGGGACATACCCCGGATCCGTCCCGGCTGTGTGCATGGGCGGGATGATCGGTCCAGTGCTCTGCTCCACGGCGGGAAGTATTGCCGATAAACCTGTGCCGACGACAGGCAACCCCGTACCCAATCGAGCCGACGGGGAAAAGCCGCAGGTTATGCGGAGCGCATCTCGACGCGGACCGGGGCGCGGGTCGGGGGCCCGCACCTTTACCGCCCCTTTACTATGGATGCGGGGACACTGCCTTCCCCGGACATGTACGGATCCACCGGACGTCCCGGCGAGCCACCGACCAGCGATGAAGGAGCACCAGACCCGCGATGGGCGACCCTGACCCTCCCAGTACCACCCGTGCCACCCCCGCCCGCTCCTCACGAGAACGCCCCTCACCACGGCGTCCCTCACCACGGCGCCCTTCACCAGGGCTCTCCTGAGCGGGCAGACGGCGGTGGCACGGTGACCGAGATCCTGTTGCTTCTCCTCGCGCTGGCCCTCACGCTCGCCTGCGCGCTCTTCGTGGCCGCCGAGTTCTCCCTCACCACCGTCGAACGCGGTGAGCTGGAGCGCGCCGCCGAAGCCGGTGAGCGCGGGGCCGACAGCGCGCTGATGGCGGTGCGCCGGCTGACGTTCCAGCTCTCCGGGGCCCAACTGGGCATCACCGTCACCTCCTTGGTGATCGGCATGCTCGCCGAGCCCTCGCTGGCCGCCCTGCTCCAGAGCCCGCTCACCTCGCTCGGCCTGCCCGAGGGCGCGGCGTCGACGACCGCACTGGTGCTGGGCGTGGCCCTCTCCACGGTGGTGCTGATGGTCGCCGGGGAGCTGGTGCCCAAGAACTGGGCGATCTCCCGCCCCCTGCACGTGGCCAAGGCGGTCGCCGCCCCGCAGCGCGCCTTCACCGCCGCCTTCGCCCCGCTGATCCACCACCTGAACAACACGGCCAACCGCTTGGTGCGCCGTCTGGGCCTGGAGCCCGCCGAGGAGCTGGCCTCCGCCCGTACGCCGGACGAACTGGTCGCGCTGGCCCGCCACTCGGCCGCCGCGGGCGCGCTGGAGCAGGACGCGGCCGAGCTGTTCGTGCGTACGCTCCATCTGAGCGAGCTGACCGCCGAGAACGTGATGACCCCGCGCGTGGACGTCCAGGCGCTGGAGGCCCGCGCCACCGCCGCCGACGCCGCCAACCTCACCCTGGCCACCGGGCGTTCCCGCTTCCCCGTCTACCGCGACACCCTGGACGAGGTGGTCGGCACCGTGCACATCCGCGACGTCCTCGCCCTGGCCGTCGCCGACCGGGCCACCACCCCCGTCACGGACCTGGCCACGCCCCCGCTCCTGGTCCCCGACAGCCTCCCGGTGGACCGGCTGCTGGACCGGCTGCGCAGCGCGCACACCATGGCCGTCGTCATCGACGAGTACGGGGGCACGGCGGGGGTCGCCACCCTGGAGGACATCGTTGAGGAGATCGTCGGCGACGTACGCGACGAACACGACACCGACGAGACCCCCGGCCTGGTGCCCCTCGGCCCCGGCACCTTGGAGGCGGACGGGAGCGTACGGCTGGACGAGCTCACCGGCATCGGCCTGACCGCCCCCGAGGGGCCGTACGAAACGGTGGCGGGCCTGCTGGCCACCGCCCTGGAGCGGATCCCGGCGGCCGGGGACACCATCGAGATCGACGGCCGGCGGCTCACGGTCCTGAAGGTCGACCACCACCGCGCCGACCGCGTACGGATCACCGAGACGGCCGAGACGGCCGAGACGGCCGAGACGGCCGAGACGGCCGAGACGGCCGAGACGGCCGAGACGGCCGAGACGGCCGAGACGGCCGAGACGGCCGAGACGGCCGAGACGGCCGAGACGGCCGAGACGGCCGAGACCGCCGAGCCCGCCGAGCCCGCCGAGCCCGCCGAGACGGCCGAGCCCGCCGAGACCGCCGAGCCCGCCGAGACGGTCGAAGCCACCGAGCCCGCCGAGATCACCGAGGCCACGCGATGACCGTCCTCCAACTCGCCATCGGCGCCCTCACCCTCCTCACCAACGCCTTCTTCGTCGGCGCCGAATTCGCCCTGATCTCCGTGCGCCGCAGCCAGATCGAGCCGCGCGCGCAGGCGGGGGAGAAGCGGGCGCGCGGTGTGCTGTGGGCGCTGGAGCACCTGTCCGCGCTGATGGCCACGGCCCAGCTCGGCATCACCATCTCCTCCCTCGCCCTGGGCGCGGTCGCCGAACCGGCCATCGCCCATCTGCTGGAGCCCGTCTTCGACGCCGTCCACGTGCCGCACGCCCTGGTGCATCCGATCGCCTTCGTCGTCGCGCTCACGGCGGCCACGTATCTCCACATGCTCATCGGCGAGATGGTCCCCAAGAACATCGCCCTCGCCGCCCCCGAGCGCACCGCACTCCTCCTCGGCCCGCCCCTGGTGGCCCTCACCCGCCTCCTGCGCCCCGTCGTCTTCGGGGTCAACGCCTTCGCCAACGCCGTGCTGCGGCTGCTGAAGGTCGAGCCCAAGGACGAGGTCGAGGCGGTCTTCACCGACGACGAACTCATCCGGCTGGTACGGGACTCCAGCGACGCCGGGCTGCTCGACAAGTCCGGTGGCGACCGGCTGCGCGACGCCCTGGAACTGGGCACCCGGCGGGTCGGCGACATCCTCGTCCCCCTTGACGCGATGGTCACCGTCGACCATCGCGTCACCCCCGCCGAACTGGAGCGCACGGCCGCCGCCTCCGGCTACTCCCGCCTGCCGGTCACCGGCCCCGGCGGAGCCATCCTGGGCTACCTCCACATCAAGGACACCCTCGGGGCCGTCGACCGGGACCGCCCGTTCCCCCGTACCGCCGTCCACACCATCCCCCGTGTGCGGGCCGACACGCCGCTGGACGACACCCTCACCACCATGCGCGCCACCGGCACCCACCTGGCCGCCGTGACGGCCGACACCGGTAGGGCGGTCTTCGGCTTCGTCACGATGACGGACGTCCTGGACGAACTCGTGGCCCGGCCCCGGCATAACCACGCCGACCGCAGCCGCGTCGACCGCAGCCGCGTCGACCGCAGCCGCGTCGACCGCAGCCGCGTCGACCGCAGCCGCGTCGACCGCAGCCGCGTCGACCGCAGCCGCGTCGACCGTAGCCGCGTCGACCGCAGCCGCGTCGATCAGGACGGGGGCCGCGCCGAGGGACGGTCCGGGCGCACGGAGAACGCCGTGTCCCCGGCCGTCCCCACGATCGCGTCCTGGACGAGCACCACCCTCGGCTCCGTGTCCTGCGCCGCCGTCCCGGGGTTGTCCAGCGCGGCCGTGCGCCACGCCTCCGTGCCGTCGTCCACGTTCAGCGCCAGCAGCCGGCCGAAGCGGTTGGAGAAGTACAGCTGCCCGTACCGCCTTGACAGCACGGGTGCGGACAGGCTTTCCGTCTCCGTCGACCGCTGCCACAGCTCCCGGCCGCTGTCCGCGGACACCGCGGTGACCGTGCCGTTGGCACGGACGAAGTAGACGACGCCGTGCAGCAGGGTCGGTTCACCCAGCACGGGGCGGCGCAGCGGGATCCGCTTGGTCTCGCCGGTGCTCGGGTCGACCCGGAGCATGGACGTGTACGGGCGCTCGTACCCCGAGTCGTACACCTCCTTGGCGGTCTGCGGGATCAGGAACAGCGGCTTGCCCGTGGCCGCGCCGATGGTCAGCGTCTTCTTCGGAAGAGTGGTGAGTTCGTGCTGCTTGCCGTCGGAGGCGTCGAACCGCAGCAGTTCGTACGGGCCCTCGGCGGCCAGGCCGTTGGAGGCCACGGGTGAGCACAGGCTGTAGGGTTCGCCGCCCAGCACCGTCGGCTCGCAGTACTTCCCCTGGGGCGCCGGTGACTGCCACAGCCGCTCACCCGACGTCCCGTAGGCGACGAGCTGATTGCCGTCCGGCGACAGCGTCAGCACCCCGCCGCGGAACAGCTGCGCCGGCGCGGAGCCGTTGATCCGCCGCTCCCACCGCTGTCGCTTGGTGGCGGCGTTCAGGGCCACCACCCACCGGTGGCCATCCTCCGACGCCTTGTAGGCGTAGGCGATTCCGTCCCGCACCCCGATCGGGCGCGCCGCCTGGGGGCGGGTGCCCCAGCGCCACAGGACGCGGCCGGTGGCGGCGTCGACCTTGGCGATGGTGAACCCGTTTCCGCCGCAGTACAGGGTCCGGCCGTTATCCGGGACACATCCGGACTGTTGGTAGACGAGGGGCGGCCCCTCGGTCTCGACCCGTAGATCCGTCCGCCACGGCTTCCAGCCCTCGGGGAGTGAGGCGGGCTTCTGGGACGGCGCGGTGGCGGAGGCGGCGGACGCGTCGCCCGACGACTCCGTCATGTCCGGGGCGAAGACCGCCGCCGCGACGGTCAGCCCGGTGACGGTCAGGGCCACCCCGGCGGAGGTGACGACGAGACGCCGCCGGGCTCCCCGCCGCGGTGCGGTCCGCCCCGGGCCGGGGGGCTGCCAGCCGGGGGCTGGGGAGCGGGCTGCGAGTCGGGCCGGGGAGCGTGGGCCGAGGAGGCGGGGGGATGCCCAGCGACGGCAGCCCCGGGACCACCGTCCGCCCCGAGACCACCGGCGGTGACGACGCGCTCCGCCGCGGGGAAGTCCGGCAGCGCACGCAGCATATGGTGCAGTTCGTCCAGCTTTGGCCGGGCCTCCGGCTCCTTGGCCAGACAGCGTTCGGCGATGCCCCGCAGTGGCATCGGGACCTCGTCCAGCGTCGGATGCTCGTACATCACCTGGTAGCCCGACAGATAGGGGCTGTCGGACTCGAACGGACTGCTGCCCCGCGCCGCGAACACCAGCAGCGACCCCAGCGAGAACACATCCGACGCCGCCGTGACGTCCCGCGGACTGCGCAACTGCTCCGGCGACATGAACGGCGGGGTGCCGAGCACCCGCCCGATGGTGACGGTGAGCGTCTGGCTGTCGACGGCGCGGGAGATGCCGAAGTCGATGACGCGCGGCCCGTCCTCGGCCATCAGGATGTTGGCGGGCTTCAGGTCCCGGTGGACCACCCCGGCCCGGTGGATCTCGCGCAGCGCCTCGACCAGCCCGAGGCCGAGCGTCCGCAAGGTGTGCCCGTCCAAGGGGCCGTTCTTCCGTACGACCTCGGAGAGGGTGCGCCCCGGCACATACAGCGTGGCCATCCACGGCCGGTCGGCCTCCGGATCGGCGTCCACGACGGGGGCGGTGAACGCCCCGCTCACCCGGCGCGCCGCCGCGACCTCCTGCCGGAAACGGGTCCGGAACTCCTCGTCCTGCGCGTACTGCTCGTGGACCAGCTTGAGCGCGACCTGCCGCCCCGACGCCGAACGCCCGAGATAGACGACGCCCATGCCGCCCGACCCCAGCCGGTCGACCAGGGCGTATCCGCCTATGGATTCCGGATCCCCGGTGGCCAGCGGCATCGCCGATCCCCTTCCCCGCGCTGTCTCCGCGTCTTGAACGGCCGTACCGGACTCCTAGATTAGGTCGGCGGGAGCATCGGCGGACCAGGTGGCCCAGGGCGTGGCGGAACGGTTACCAGCGGAGCGTCGGCCGGCGGGGGACAAATGGACGGACCGGCGGAGGGGCGGGTCGGCCAACTGGAGGTGAGGGCCGCGCGGTTGCGTTAGTGGCGCGTTAGCGGAACGGCGTTGCGGCGGCAGCTTTACACCAGCGCGGCACGGCAGGCTCATGGCCATACCGAGGGCCGGAGAGGAACACCGGCCGGACCGCCGATCCGACCCACAAGGAGAAACCACCATGAACGTCACCGCCTACCGCCGCGGCCGCACCGTCCGTACCATCGCCGCCTCCATGCTGGCCGTCGCCGCGCTCGGCCTGACCGCGGCGTGCGGCGGTAGCGAAGACGGAGGTTCGGACAACGCGGGCAAGGCGAACTCGTCGGCCTCGGCCTCGGCGGACAAGACGGCCAAGGGGGGCGACGCGGGCGCCAAGGATGCCAAGGACGCGAAGACGCAGGCCCAGAAGGCCGGGGCGGGGTCCGAGGAGGAGCCGATCGGCGACTGCGACATCAACAAGACGGTCTTCTCGGTCCAGAAGGTCAAGAACCCGATCAACCACCTGCTGCTCAAGGCGACCAACGGGGCCGGCGTGGACTGCAAGCTGGTCGGCTACCCCGGCCTGAAGTTCGGCGAGAACGCGCAGGCCGCCACCCCGGTGAACGAGGACAGCCAGCCGCAGTCCGTCGTCATGCTCGCCCCGGGCGAGAGCGCCTATGCGGGCATCACCACCTCCGCGGGGGACGGCTCGGGTTCGGAGGGCAGCGAGGTCAACTCGCTCGAGGTGTTCGTCGACGGCAGCGAGGACCCGGCGAGCGTCGAGCTGCCCGGCGGCTCGGTCTACATCGACAGCGCCGCCCAGGTCACGTACTGGCAGACGACCGCGCAGGACGCCCTGACCTGGTAGGTCCGCGCGGCCCTCGGGGTCAGCCACAAGTGCATATACGTGAACACTGTCTTGCATGGGAGACAGCACCCCTGGAGTATGAAGCGACGTCGCCAACGTGGAGAAGGAACAGCGGCGTCGCCGAGCCGGCGAACAGGGGGAGGAACGGATGGGCATCGACTCGACGGCGCTGCTGGTGTCGGCCGGGGTGGCCTCCGGGCTCGCCGGTTCGATCGCGGGGCTGGCCTCGCTGTTCAGCTATCCGGCGCTGCTTGC contains:
- a CDS encoding LysR family transcriptional regulator, with product MDTRLLRTFAALARTGSFTATAADLHLAQSTVTVQIRTLERELGTRLFDRLPSGALPTSAGRRLLKEAEEVLDAEARLRAVAAAGNGDGADGTVEGPVALGAGESLCASHLPRVIASLRRTHPGLDLHLHPAGTAAAVEGLRTGRLDLALLLEQDVTDADLVARPIAREPLVYLAAPGHPLAGREADWDELAAQSFFVHEQGCSYSDHLVRTLLTLPGPPPRLTRFGSIEAARSCVAAGLGLTLLPRATVERQLADGQLAEVHGPAIPPVPVHLTRHRRRWTSPAARAVADELTRLLAV
- a CDS encoding NUDIX hydrolase translates to MTPDRPHRVSVAGVIVDERGRALLIKRRDGSTWEPPGGALEPDATLPDALQREILDETGVKIALPAALTGVYKDMNDLTVSLVFRCEALDGTPATGPRTRAWRWATRAEVPDLADEAYAVRILDALNATAPPAVRAHDGVTLV
- a CDS encoding SPFH domain-containing protein, producing MFGYRVPAPDQAMLISGGRRGQGGAPFRVVTGHGKFVLPVFRKVRFLTLAMCEAEVEEKCVSRQGITLTVRSVIAFKVGNDTESIVNAGQRFLSDQEQMAVLTGRIFAGHLRSIIGSMTVEEIITERQKLATEVLDTSKAEMAKIGLIVDSLQIQSIDDGDTGYIDAMSAPHKAAIQRQAQIAQAQASQASAEAEQEAARNQAEYARQTAVVQARYSAEVDRAQAEAAQAGPLAEAHAQREVLAARTELAQRAADLRQQQLVAEIVKPAEAEAERIRVVALAEAERMKIQAEAAASHGRVALDRMLIDQLPQIVKEAASGLSGANVNVLNGADGLGEIAAGLVGQGLTILDAVRRNMGTPGPKDEPKRPSGADDGAVEVR
- a CDS encoding hemolysin family protein, with protein sequence MTEILLLLLALALTLACALFVAAEFSLTTVERGELERAAEAGERGADSALMAVRRLTFQLSGAQLGITVTSLVIGMLAEPSLAALLQSPLTSLGLPEGAASTTALVLGVALSTVVLMVAGELVPKNWAISRPLHVAKAVAAPQRAFTAAFAPLIHHLNNTANRLVRRLGLEPAEELASARTPDELVALARHSAAAGALEQDAAELFVRTLHLSELTAENVMTPRVDVQALEARATAADAANLTLATGRSRFPVYRDTLDEVVGTVHIRDVLALAVADRATTPVTDLATPPLLVPDSLPVDRLLDRLRSAHTMAVVIDEYGGTAGVATLEDIVEEIVGDVRDEHDTDETPGLVPLGPGTLEADGSVRLDELTGIGLTAPEGPYETVAGLLATALERIPAAGDTIEIDGRRLTVLKVDHHRADRVRITETAETAETAETAETAETAETAETAETAETAETAETAETAETAETAETAEPAEPAEPAETAEPAETAEPAETVEATEPAEITEATR
- a CDS encoding outer membrane protein assembly factor BamB family protein, with the protein product MALTVTGLTVAAAVFAPDMTESSGDASAASATAPSQKPASLPEGWKPWRTDLRVETEGPPLVYQQSGCVPDNGRTLYCGGNGFTIAKVDAATGRVLWRWGTRPQAARPIGVRDGIAYAYKASEDGHRWVVALNAATKRQRWERRINGSAPAQLFRGGVLTLSPDGNQLVAYGTSGERLWQSPAPQGKYCEPTVLGGEPYSLCSPVASNGLAAEGPYELLRFDASDGKQHELTTLPKKTLTIGAATGKPLFLIPQTAKEVYDSGYERPYTSMLRVDPSTGETKRIPLRRPVLGEPTLLHGVVYFVRANGTVTAVSADSGRELWQRSTETESLSAPVLSRRYGQLYFSNRFGRLLALNVDDGTEAWRTAALDNPGTAAQDTEPRVVLVQDAIVGTAGDTAFSVRPDRPSARPPS
- a CDS encoding serine/threonine-protein kinase, which codes for MPLATGDPESIGGYALVDRLGSGGMGVVYLGRSASGRQVALKLVHEQYAQDEEFRTRFRQEVAAARRVSGAFTAPVVDADPEADRPWMATLYVPGRTLSEVVRKNGPLDGHTLRTLGLGLVEALREIHRAGVVHRDLKPANILMAEDGPRVIDFGISRAVDSQTLTVTIGRVLGTPPFMSPEQLRSPRDVTAASDVFSLGSLLVFAARGSSPFESDSPYLSGYQVMYEHPTLDEVPMPLRGIAERCLAKEPEARPKLDELHHMLRALPDFPAAERVVTAGGLGADGGPGAAVAGHPPASSAHAPRPDSQPAPQPPAGSPPARGGPHRGGEPGGVSSSPPPGWP
- a CDS encoding DUF4232 domain-containing protein, with translation MNVTAYRRGRTVRTIAASMLAVAALGLTAACGGSEDGGSDNAGKANSSASASADKTAKGGDAGAKDAKDAKTQAQKAGAGSEEEPIGDCDINKTVFSVQKVKNPINHLLLKATNGAGVDCKLVGYPGLKFGENAQAATPVNEDSQPQSVVMLAPGESAYAGITTSAGDGSGSEGSEVNSLEVFVDGSEDPASVELPGGSVYIDSAAQVTYWQTTAQDALTW